One Setaria viridis chromosome 3, Setaria_viridis_v4.0, whole genome shotgun sequence DNA window includes the following coding sequences:
- the LOC140222329 gene encoding ATP synthase small subunit 6-A, mitochondrial-like, which yields MKTFDPWPVFFRREWRRNWPFLTGFAITGFLITKMTANFTEEDLKNSKFVQEHKKH from the coding sequence ATGAAGACTTTCGACCCGTGGCCGGTGTTCTTCCGCCGGGAGTGGCGCCGCAACTGGCCCTTCCTCACCGGCTTCGCCATCACCGGTTTCCTCATCACCAAGATGACGGCCAACTTCACCGAGGAGGACCTCAAGAACTCCAAGTTCGTCCAGGAGCACAAGAAGCACTGA